In one Umezawaea sp. Da 62-37 genomic region, the following are encoded:
- a CDS encoding geranylgeranyl reductase family protein, protein MTTPSRRQAGEDAEVIVVGAGPAGSTAATYLARAGLDVLLLEKSSFPREKVCGDGLTPRGVKQLIDLGVDTREEAGWLHNKGLRVVGGGVTMELDWPDLASFPPYGVVRPRQDFDEMLANTAKAAGARLQELTTVTGAVTDERTGRIIGVKAKVGPEKTEVTYRAPLVLACDGVSARLALSMGIDKRPDRPMGVAVRRYYASPRTKDDYLESHLELWDRSDPANPQLLPGYGWIFGMGDGSVNVGLGILSTSKAYGTTDYRALLRSWLDGTPEEWGFREENATSKIGGAALPMGFNRKPHYSNGLLLVGDAGGMVNPFNGEGIGYAMESARIAAETVVQALARPAGLSREHALAGYPARIEQSLGSYYRLGNIFSKLIGNPTIMRTATKYGMPRKTLMKLVLKLLAGLYDPKDGDSFDRIITAATKLAPSA, encoded by the coding sequence ATGACTACTCCCAGCCGCCGTCAGGCAGGCGAGGACGCCGAGGTGATCGTGGTCGGCGCGGGGCCGGCGGGCTCCACGGCCGCCACCTACCTGGCACGCGCGGGCCTGGACGTGCTGCTGCTGGAGAAGAGCAGCTTCCCACGCGAGAAGGTCTGCGGTGACGGCCTCACGCCACGCGGCGTGAAGCAGCTGATCGACCTCGGCGTCGACACCCGCGAAGAGGCGGGCTGGCTGCACAACAAGGGCCTGCGCGTCGTCGGCGGCGGCGTGACGATGGAGCTGGACTGGCCGGACCTGGCCTCGTTCCCGCCCTACGGCGTGGTGCGGCCGCGGCAGGACTTCGACGAGATGCTGGCGAACACGGCCAAGGCCGCGGGCGCCCGGCTCCAGGAGCTGACCACGGTCACCGGCGCCGTCACCGACGAGCGCACCGGCCGGATCATCGGCGTGAAGGCCAAGGTGGGCCCCGAGAAGACCGAGGTCACCTACCGCGCGCCGCTCGTGCTGGCGTGCGACGGCGTGAGCGCCCGGCTGGCGCTGAGCATGGGCATCGACAAGCGCCCCGACCGGCCGATGGGCGTCGCGGTGCGCCGCTACTACGCGAGCCCGCGCACCAAGGACGACTACCTCGAGAGCCACCTGGAGCTGTGGGACCGGTCCGACCCGGCCAACCCGCAGCTGCTGCCCGGCTACGGCTGGATCTTCGGCATGGGCGACGGCAGCGTCAACGTCGGCCTCGGCATCCTGAGCACGTCGAAGGCCTACGGCACCACGGACTACCGGGCGCTGCTGCGCAGCTGGCTGGACGGCACGCCGGAGGAGTGGGGCTTCCGCGAGGAGAACGCCACCAGCAAGATCGGCGGCGCGGCCCTGCCCATGGGCTTCAACCGCAAACCGCACTACAGCAACGGTCTGCTGCTGGTCGGCGACGCGGGCGGCATGGTCAACCCGTTCAACGGCGAGGGCATCGGCTACGCGATGGAGTCGGCCAGGATCGCGGCCGAGACCGTCGTGCAGGCGCTGGCCAGGCCCGCCGGGCTGAGCCGCGAGCACGCGCTCGCGGGCTACCCGGCGCGCATCGAGCAGTCGCTGGGCAGCTACTACCGGCTGGGCAACATCTTCAGCAAGCTGATCGGGAACCCGACGATCATGCGGACGGCGACCAAGTACGGGATGCCGCGCAAGACGCTGATGAAGCTCGTCCTGAAGCTGCTCGCCGGTCTGTACGACCCGAAGGACGGCGACTCGTTCGACCGCATCATCACGGCGG
- a CDS encoding demethylmenaquinone methyltransferase — MSRAGLDKNPREVAEMFDGVAKGYDRTNSVMTLGFDRRWREWSRRVLDARSGEKVLDLAAGTAVSTVEYASSGAWCVAADFSLGMLQGGAHRNVPKVAADALHLPFADGAFDAATVSFGLRNFSDTVAALREMARVVRPGGRLVVCEVSTPTFTPFRFVYMRYLVRLLPLIGRVVSSNPAAYQYLAESMRAWPDQRTLGELISEAGWEDVAWFNLTGGMVALHRATKPE; from the coding sequence ATGTCGCGAGCTGGCCTGGACAAGAACCCGCGCGAAGTGGCCGAGATGTTCGACGGCGTGGCCAAGGGCTACGACCGCACGAACTCGGTGATGACACTCGGGTTCGACCGCCGCTGGCGGGAGTGGAGCAGGCGGGTGCTGGACGCCCGGTCCGGCGAGAAGGTCCTCGACCTCGCCGCGGGCACCGCCGTGTCGACCGTGGAGTACGCCTCGTCCGGCGCCTGGTGCGTGGCGGCGGACTTCTCCCTGGGCATGCTCCAGGGCGGCGCGCACCGGAACGTGCCCAAGGTCGCGGCCGACGCGCTGCACCTGCCGTTCGCGGACGGCGCGTTCGACGCCGCCACGGTCTCCTTCGGCCTGCGCAACTTCTCCGACACGGTCGCCGCCCTGCGCGAGATGGCGCGGGTCGTGCGCCCCGGCGGCAGGCTGGTGGTCTGCGAGGTGTCGACGCCCACGTTCACGCCGTTCCGCTTCGTCTACATGCGCTACCTGGTGCGCCTGCTGCCGCTCATCGGCCGGGTCGTGTCGTCGAACCCGGCGGCCTACCAGTACCTCGCCGAGTCCATGCGGGCGTGGCCCGACCAGCGCACCCTCGGCGAGTTGATCTCCGAGGCGGGCTGGGAGGACGTGGCCTGGTTCAACCTCACCGGGGGCATGGTCGCTCTGCACCGGGCCACCAAGCCGGAGTGA
- a CDS encoding glycosyltransferase family 1 protein, with protein MRVAIVTESFLPRVNGVTNSVLRVLENLPGPALVIAPGAGDDSHLGTPVVRVPAVDLPRVSSLPVGVPTRKVLAALADFRPDVVHLASPFVLGARGLQAARRLGLPTVAVYQTDVAGFAGSYGLGLTARAAWRWTKRLHSMADRTLAPSTWAVEALEEHGVPRVHRWGRGVDVDLFRPERRDHALRRQLAPNGELLVGYVGRLSPEKRVARLAALNGVPGVRVVVVGGGPDEPLLRKELPDAVFLGFRTGVDLAAAYASLDVFVHTGPHETFCQAVQEALASGIPVLAPNAGGPRDLVEPGRTGYLLSDDPAELRAGVEALRDPLRRKQFGDNARASVRHRTWPRLCAELFDHYAAVQHLDQRRAA; from the coding sequence GTGCGCGTCGCGATCGTGACCGAGAGCTTCCTGCCCAGGGTGAACGGTGTCACCAACTCCGTCCTCCGCGTCCTCGAGAACCTGCCCGGCCCGGCGCTGGTGATCGCGCCGGGCGCGGGTGACGACAGCCACCTGGGCACGCCGGTGGTGCGGGTGCCCGCGGTGGACCTGCCGCGGGTCAGCTCGCTGCCGGTGGGCGTGCCGACCAGGAAGGTGCTGGCCGCGCTGGCGGACTTCCGGCCGGACGTGGTGCACCTGGCGTCGCCGTTCGTGCTGGGCGCCAGGGGGCTCCAGGCCGCGCGGCGGCTCGGGCTGCCGACGGTCGCGGTCTACCAGACCGACGTGGCCGGGTTCGCGGGCAGCTACGGCCTCGGCCTGACCGCGCGGGCCGCGTGGCGGTGGACGAAGCGGCTGCACTCGATGGCCGACCGCACGCTGGCGCCGTCGACGTGGGCGGTCGAAGCGCTGGAGGAGCACGGGGTGCCGCGGGTGCACCGGTGGGGGCGCGGGGTGGACGTGGACCTGTTCCGCCCGGAACGCCGTGACCACGCGCTGCGCCGTCAGCTCGCGCCGAACGGCGAACTGCTCGTCGGGTACGTGGGCAGGCTGTCACCGGAGAAGCGGGTGGCCCGGCTCGCGGCGCTCAACGGCGTGCCGGGCGTGCGGGTGGTCGTCGTGGGCGGCGGACCCGACGAACCCCTGCTGCGCAAGGAACTCCCGGACGCGGTGTTCCTCGGGTTCCGCACCGGCGTCGACCTGGCCGCCGCGTACGCGAGCCTGGACGTGTTCGTCCACACCGGACCGCACGAGACGTTCTGCCAGGCCGTGCAGGAGGCGCTGGCCAGCGGGATCCCCGTGCTGGCGCCGAACGCGGGCGGCCCGCGCGACCTGGTGGAGCCCGGCCGCACCGGGTACCTGCTCTCCGACGACCCCGCCGAACTCCGCGCCGGGGTCGAGGCGCTGCGGGACCCGTTGCGGCGCAAGCAGTTCGGCGACAACGCGCGGGCCTCGGTCCGGCACCGCACGTGGCCGCGGCTGTGCGCCGAGCTGTTCGACCACTACGCCGCCGTCCAGCACCTCGACCAGCGCCGGGCGGCCTGA
- a CDS encoding inositol monophosphatase, with protein MTVLPSRPARPVDPALVSIALEVAGRLANDASDVIMATAGRGARPGDDDSPFDWVTDTDHTLERHTRRVLTGEFPGIPVFCENVDVPFDAEYRWVVDPIDGTANYVAGVPWCAYSLALVDRWGPVVGVVADPYRSQIYAAARGRGMRANGAPVRLGEQSSAPIVCTEMTRSGPWPGMGEFITRAAAAGTGVRVLGSKALAVAQVALGHASAAVLHGYHEWDVAGAVALAVESGAAVLDRRGDDDPLPVDGLLVADPAVADEVLRWWQSALEYRIADGRG; from the coding sequence ATGACCGTCCTGCCGTCCCGGCCCGCCCGCCCCGTCGACCCCGCGCTGGTGTCGATCGCACTGGAGGTCGCCGGGCGCCTGGCCAACGACGCCTCCGACGTCATCATGGCCACCGCGGGCCGCGGCGCGCGCCCCGGCGACGACGACTCGCCGTTCGACTGGGTCACCGACACCGACCACACCCTGGAACGCCACACCCGCCGCGTCCTGACCGGCGAGTTCCCCGGCATCCCGGTGTTCTGCGAGAACGTCGACGTCCCCTTCGACGCCGAGTACCGCTGGGTCGTCGACCCCATCGACGGCACCGCCAACTACGTCGCGGGCGTCCCCTGGTGCGCCTACTCGCTGGCGCTGGTCGACCGCTGGGGCCCGGTCGTCGGCGTCGTCGCCGACCCGTACCGCTCCCAGATCTACGCCGCCGCCCGCGGCCGCGGCATGCGCGCCAACGGCGCCCCCGTCCGGCTGGGCGAGCAGTCCTCCGCCCCCATCGTCTGCACGGAGATGACCCGCTCCGGCCCGTGGCCGGGGATGGGCGAGTTCATCACGCGGGCCGCCGCCGCGGGCACGGGCGTGCGCGTGCTCGGCTCGAAGGCGCTCGCCGTGGCCCAGGTGGCACTCGGCCACGCGTCCGCGGCGGTGCTGCACGGGTACCACGAATGGGACGTCGCGGGGGCGGTGGCGCTGGCCGTGGAATCGGGGGCGGCGGTGTTGGACCGGCGCGGGGACGACGATCCGCTGCCGGTCGACGGATTGCTGGTGGCGGATCCGGCGGTGGCGGACGAGGTGCTGCGGTGGTGGCAGTCGGCTTTGGAATACCGAATCGCGGATGGACGGGGGTGA
- the paaE gene encoding 1,2-phenylacetyl-CoA epoxidase subunit PaaE yields the protein MTAPAPTRRRTVFHALTVADVDRLCDDAVAVTFAVPPELAEEFAFSAGQYLTIKRGDERRSYSICAAAGTAPRIGVRRVEGGLFSSHLVDELRAGDVLEVLPPQGTFTPSGGAHHAFVVAGSGITPALSIAATVLAGGARVTLLYGNRRTDTVMFAEELADLKDRYRSRLQLIHVLSREPRDVELFTGRLDADRLRALFAIVVPAADVDQWWLCGPYAMVQDARTVLVERGVDRDRVHHELFYVDEPPPAPRRAEDTAVLESAAEVTVVLDGRETTLPVPAGTAILDAAQRVRSDLPFACKGGVCGTCRALVVDGEVEMRRNYALEPKEVEAGFVLTCQATPTTTRVTVDFDA from the coding sequence GTGACGGCCCCCGCGCCCACCCGCCGCCGCACGGTGTTCCACGCGCTCACCGTGGCCGACGTCGACCGGCTGTGCGACGACGCCGTCGCCGTCACGTTCGCCGTGCCGCCCGAGCTGGCGGAGGAGTTCGCGTTCAGCGCGGGCCAGTACCTGACGATCAAGCGCGGCGACGAGCGCCGGTCGTACTCGATCTGCGCCGCCGCGGGCACCGCCCCGCGCATCGGCGTGCGCCGCGTCGAGGGCGGCCTGTTCTCCAGCCACCTCGTCGACGAGCTGCGCGCGGGCGACGTGCTGGAAGTCCTCCCCCCGCAGGGGACCTTCACCCCGTCGGGCGGCGCGCACCACGCGTTCGTCGTCGCCGGGTCGGGCATCACGCCCGCGCTGTCGATCGCCGCGACCGTGCTGGCCGGTGGCGCGAGGGTCACGCTGCTCTACGGCAACCGCCGCACGGACACGGTGATGTTCGCCGAGGAGCTGGCGGACCTGAAGGACCGGTACCGGTCGCGGTTGCAGCTCATCCACGTGCTGTCGCGCGAACCGCGGGACGTGGAGCTGTTCACCGGCAGGCTCGACGCGGACAGGCTGCGCGCCCTGTTCGCCATCGTCGTGCCCGCCGCCGACGTGGACCAGTGGTGGCTGTGCGGCCCGTACGCGATGGTGCAGGACGCGCGCACCGTGCTCGTCGAACGCGGTGTCGACCGCGACCGGGTGCACCACGAGCTGTTCTACGTCGACGAGCCCCCGCCCGCCCCGCGCCGGGCCGAGGACACCGCCGTCCTGGAGTCCGCCGCCGAGGTCACCGTGGTCCTGGACGGCCGCGAGACCACCCTGCCCGTGCCCGCCGGCACCGCGATCCTGGACGCCGCCCAGCGCGTCCGCTCCGACCTCCCGTTCGCCTGCAAGGGCGGCGTGTGCGGGACCTGCCGGGCGCTGGTCGTGGACGGCGAGGTCGAGATGCGCCGCAACTACGCGCTGGAACCCAAGGAGGTCGAGGCGGGATTCGTCCTCACCTGCCAGGCCACCCCCACCACGACGAGGGTCACGGTCGATTTCGACGCCTGA
- the paaD gene encoding 1,2-phenylacetyl-CoA epoxidase subunit PaaD, which produces MTTARQIAEQVRDPELPVLTLADLGVLRDVTESDGRVLVTITPTYSGCPAIDEMGADLRRALTSAGYAEVEVRTSLHPAWTTDWISEDGRRKLTEYGIAPPNRIGPRVAGPIPLNLTPPSQRVPCPRCGSPRTTELSRFGSTACKALRRCEDCAEPFEHIKEI; this is translated from the coding sequence GTGACCACGGCCAGGCAGATCGCCGAGCAGGTCCGCGACCCGGAGCTGCCGGTGCTGACGCTGGCGGACCTGGGTGTGCTGCGCGACGTGACCGAGTCCGATGGGCGGGTGCTGGTCACGATCACGCCCACCTACTCGGGCTGCCCGGCGATCGACGAGATGGGCGCCGACCTGCGCCGCGCGCTGACCTCGGCCGGGTACGCCGAGGTCGAGGTGCGCACGTCGCTGCACCCGGCGTGGACCACGGACTGGATCAGCGAGGACGGCCGCCGCAAGCTCACCGAGTACGGCATCGCGCCGCCCAACCGGATCGGGCCGAGGGTCGCGGGGCCGATCCCGCTGAACCTCACGCCGCCGTCGCAGCGGGTGCCGTGCCCGCGCTGCGGGTCGCCGCGCACCACCGAGCTGTCGCGCTTCGGCTCCACCGCCTGCAAGGCGCTGCGCCGCTGCGAGGACTGCGCGGAGCCCTTCGAGCACATCAAGGAGATCTAG
- the paaC gene encoding 1,2-phenylacetyl-CoA epoxidase subunit PaaC — MSFDNAYEGLIDQEDSHWAFGTGFHSALEGVDREVPSEADPADLVAYCLMLGDDSLVLSQRLAEWCSRAPELEEDIALANIALDLLGQARLLLTRAGEVEGAGRDEDRLAYLRDEREFRNVRLVEIDCGPGPGGDFATTIARLLVFSSWKVAQFSRLRGSADPVLSAIAAKGLKELAYHRDHAAQWAVRLGDGTEESHRRMVAAVDRVWPFVDELFRTHPVEARLTGIAVDPAELRSEVDGVLDAVFAAATLTRPEPIPTAFVAGQAGRDGVHTEAMGFLVAEMQHLHRSLPGAVW, encoded by the coding sequence ATGAGCTTCGACAACGCCTACGAGGGGCTGATCGACCAGGAGGACTCGCACTGGGCGTTCGGCACCGGTTTCCACTCCGCGCTGGAGGGCGTCGACCGCGAGGTCCCGTCCGAGGCGGACCCGGCCGACCTGGTCGCCTACTGCCTGATGCTCGGCGACGACTCCCTGGTCCTGTCCCAGCGGCTCGCGGAGTGGTGCTCCCGCGCGCCGGAGCTGGAGGAGGACATCGCGCTGGCCAACATCGCGCTGGACCTGCTCGGCCAGGCCCGGCTGCTGCTCACCCGCGCGGGCGAGGTCGAGGGCGCGGGCCGCGACGAGGACCGGCTCGCGTACCTGCGCGACGAGCGGGAGTTCCGCAACGTCCGGCTGGTCGAGATCGACTGCGGTCCCGGCCCCGGCGGCGACTTCGCGACGACGATCGCGCGGCTGCTGGTGTTCTCGTCCTGGAAGGTCGCCCAGTTCTCGCGGCTGCGCGGCAGCGCGGACCCGGTGCTCTCGGCCATCGCGGCCAAGGGGCTCAAGGAACTGGCCTACCACCGCGACCACGCGGCGCAGTGGGCCGTGCGGCTGGGCGACGGCACCGAGGAGTCGCACCGCCGGATGGTCGCCGCCGTCGACCGGGTGTGGCCGTTCGTGGACGAGCTGTTCCGCACGCACCCCGTCGAGGCCCGGCTGACCGGGATCGCGGTCGACCCCGCCGAGCTGCGGTCCGAAGTGGACGGTGTGCTGGACGCCGTGTTCGCCGCCGCCACCCTGACCAGGCCCGAGCCGATCCCGACGGCGTTCGTCGCCGGGCAGGCGGGCCGCGACGGTGTGCACACCGAGGCCATGGGCTTCCTGGTGGCCGAGATGCAGCACCTGCACCGGTCGTTGCCGGGAGCGGTGTGGTGA
- the paaB gene encoding 1,2-phenylacetyl-CoA epoxidase subunit PaaB, with amino-acid sequence MSASWPLWEVFVRGKRGLNHVHVGSLHAPDAEMALRNARDVYTRRNEGVSIWVVPAEAITASSPDEKDPFFEPSGDKVYRHPTFYAIPDDVPHL; translated from the coding sequence ATGAGCGCGTCGTGGCCGCTGTGGGAGGTCTTCGTGCGCGGCAAGCGCGGGCTGAACCACGTGCACGTCGGGTCGCTGCACGCGCCGGACGCCGAGATGGCGCTGCGCAACGCGCGCGACGTCTACACCCGCCGCAACGAGGGCGTGTCGATCTGGGTGGTGCCCGCCGAGGCGATCACCGCGTCCTCGCCGGACGAGAAGGACCCGTTCTTCGAGCCCAGCGGCGACAAGGTGTACCGGCACCCGACGTTCTACGCCATCCCCGACGACGTGCCGCACCTGTGA
- the paaA gene encoding 1,2-phenylacetyl-CoA epoxidase subunit PaaA encodes MVDDLAARFEHTVASEARIEPRDWMPDGYRKTLIRQIAQHAHSEIIGMQPEGNWISRAPSLRRKAILLAKVQDEAGHGLYLYAATETLGADRGELTEKLIEGRQKYSSIFNYPTLTFADMGVIGWLVDGAAICNQVPLCRTSYGPYARAMIRICKEESFHQRQGYELLMTMMRGTQAQRDMVQDAVDRWWWPSLMMFGPPDSESSNTEQSMAWRIKRNTNDELRQKYVDMSMPQAAKLGVTFPDPLLKWNPERGHHDFGQPDWEEFWQVVGGHGPCNEQRVAHRREAHENGSWVREAAEAHAAKASARQEGVA; translated from the coding sequence ATGGTGGATGACCTCGCGGCGCGCTTCGAGCACACGGTGGCCTCCGAGGCGCGGATCGAACCGCGCGACTGGATGCCGGACGGCTACCGCAAGACGCTGATCCGGCAGATCGCCCAGCACGCGCACTCCGAGATCATCGGCATGCAGCCGGAGGGCAACTGGATCAGCCGCGCGCCCTCGTTGCGGCGCAAGGCGATCCTGCTGGCGAAGGTGCAGGACGAGGCGGGCCACGGGCTCTACCTCTACGCCGCGACCGAGACGCTGGGCGCGGACCGGGGCGAGCTGACCGAGAAGCTGATCGAGGGCAGGCAGAAGTACTCCTCGATCTTCAACTACCCGACGCTGACGTTCGCGGACATGGGCGTGATCGGCTGGCTGGTCGACGGCGCCGCCATCTGCAACCAGGTGCCGCTGTGCCGCACCTCCTACGGCCCGTACGCGCGGGCGATGATCCGCATCTGCAAGGAGGAGTCCTTCCACCAGCGGCAGGGCTACGAGCTGCTGATGACCATGATGCGGGGCACGCAGGCGCAGCGGGACATGGTGCAGGACGCGGTGGACCGCTGGTGGTGGCCGTCGCTGATGATGTTCGGCCCGCCCGACTCGGAGAGCTCCAACACCGAGCAGTCGATGGCGTGGCGGATCAAGCGCAACACCAACGACGAGCTGCGGCAGAAGTACGTGGACATGTCGATGCCGCAGGCCGCGAAGCTCGGCGTCACGTTCCCGGATCCGCTGCTGAAGTGGAACCCCGAGCGCGGGCACCACGACTTCGGCCAGCCGGACTGGGAGGAGTTCTGGCAGGTCGTCGGCGGGCACGGGCCGTGCAACGAGCAACGCGTCGCCCACCGCCGCGAGGCGCACGAGAACGGCTCCTGGGTCAGGGAAGCCGCCGAGGCGCACGCCGCCAAGGCCTCCGCACGTCAGGAAGGTGTCGCATGA
- a CDS encoding DUF3592 domain-containing protein, producing the protein MVDDAVQTSPRSPVGVRVRRGVARSLLVVGAVVTLVGVLLLAAAWRDDRAIESRLGNATAEVVSVAFNRTVIRFGTPDGKVYSPSQGVLYPEGLEAGLLVRVEYDTANPELARIAGRTASLGFLPVSTFLVVVWAVLIPLILFLRRRPRRDSKPL; encoded by the coding sequence GTGGTGGACGACGCAGTGCAGACCAGTCCGCGCTCACCCGTTGGTGTTCGCGTCCGGCGGGGCGTCGCCCGGTCGTTGCTGGTGGTCGGAGCGGTGGTGACCCTCGTCGGGGTGCTGCTGCTGGCCGCCGCCTGGCGCGACGACCGCGCCATCGAGTCGCGGCTGGGCAACGCGACCGCGGAGGTGGTGTCCGTCGCGTTCAACCGGACGGTGATCAGGTTCGGCACGCCGGACGGCAAGGTCTACAGCCCGTCGCAGGGCGTGCTGTACCCCGAGGGTCTCGAAGCGGGACTGCTCGTGCGGGTCGAGTACGACACCGCGAACCCCGAACTCGCCAGGATCGCCGGCCGCACGGCGTCGCTCGGCTTCCTGCCCGTGTCGACGTTCCTGGTGGTCGTGTGGGCCGTGCTGATCCCGCTGATCCTGTTCCTGCGCAGGCGTCCGCGACGGGATTCCAAGCCCTTGTGA
- a CDS encoding isochorismate synthase, translated as MTSAPASRTRQRLRVHTGRAGDEDLLGRLPHPDSALAWVRGGSGLVGWGEAARFEASGPNRFADTDQWWQEFTASLDVRDEVGVPGTGPVAFVSMAFSDEPGHSVLVVPEVVLGRRGGESWVTTVGGGAAEATGITPVRRPGTVRYADGQLSVTDFRGAVAAAVARMRDDKLDKVVLAHDLLAVADVPIDHRFVLEGLARRYPDCWVYAVDGLLGATPELLLRRTGQVVDSRVLAGTTWPHDGMSDEELEAALLSSPKNLGEHDYAIRSLVDTLKPFCTSMSVEGPSVLRLPNVSHLSSDVIGTLEGSPSLLRLGAALHPTAAVGGTPRAEAIAVIDELEGMDRGRYAGAVGWIDGNGEGELGIALRCAQLDGRTARLYAGCGLVAESDPDSEVCEAHAKMRPMRDALEGR; from the coding sequence GTGACCTCTGCACCCGCGTCGCGGACCCGACAACGCCTGCGCGTCCACACCGGGCGCGCGGGGGACGAGGACCTGCTCGGCCGACTGCCGCACCCCGACAGCGCGCTCGCCTGGGTCCGGGGCGGATCGGGCCTGGTCGGCTGGGGTGAGGCCGCGCGCTTCGAGGCGTCGGGCCCGAACCGGTTCGCCGACACCGACCAGTGGTGGCAGGAGTTCACCGCCTCGCTGGACGTCCGGGACGAGGTCGGCGTCCCCGGTACCGGGCCGGTCGCGTTCGTGAGCATGGCGTTCTCCGACGAACCCGGCCACTCCGTGCTGGTGGTGCCGGAGGTCGTGCTCGGCAGGCGCGGCGGCGAGAGCTGGGTGACCACCGTCGGCGGCGGCGCGGCCGAGGCGACCGGCATCACACCGGTCCGCAGGCCCGGCACGGTCCGCTACGCCGACGGGCAGCTGTCGGTGACGGACTTCCGCGGCGCGGTCGCGGCGGCCGTGGCGCGGATGCGCGACGACAAGCTGGACAAGGTGGTGCTGGCCCACGACCTGCTGGCGGTCGCCGACGTGCCGATCGACCACCGGTTCGTGCTGGAGGGGCTGGCCAGGCGGTACCCGGACTGCTGGGTGTACGCGGTGGACGGGCTGCTCGGCGCCACCCCGGAACTGCTGCTGCGGCGGACCGGGCAGGTGGTGGACTCGCGGGTGCTCGCGGGGACGACCTGGCCGCACGACGGGATGTCCGACGAGGAACTGGAGGCGGCGCTGCTGTCGTCCCCGAAGAACCTCGGGGAGCACGACTACGCGATCCGCTCGCTCGTCGACACGCTGAAACCCTTCTGCACCAGCATGTCCGTCGAAGGCCCGTCGGTGCTGCGACTGCCCAACGTGTCGCACCTGTCCAGCGACGTGATCGGGACGCTGGAGGGTTCGCCGTCGCTGCTGCGGCTCGGAGCGGCGCTGCACCCGACGGCCGCCGTGGGCGGGACGCCACGGGCGGAGGCGATCGCGGTGATCGACGAACTGGAGGGGATGGACCGGGGGCGGTACGCCGGGGCCGTGGGGTGGATCGACGGGAACGGCGAAGGGGAACTGGGGATCGCGCTGCGGTGCGCGCAGCTGGACGGGCGGACGGCGCGGCTGTACGCGGGGTGCGGGCTGGTGGCGGAGTCGGATCCGGACAGCGAGGTGTGCGAGGCGCACGCGAAGATGCGGCCGATGAGGGATGCGTTGGAGGGGCGCTGA
- a CDS encoding DUF222 domain-containing protein, with the protein MSGLGLLDDAGLMQALRVEVERARSAHASVLAVLTEARARGLETRSGYRSLAELVKHVVRVDTGEAKRWVAQASAVFPSVTPTGALVATALPVVAEAVAEGVLSSAHLDVLVGAMAGLPAEAERILVDVARSAEPAGVRAVAANIRARIDQDGVEPDDRELAQPLNLLHLRTKADGRVEFSGRLGAEQGGLLRALIGPLAKPHAADAAGPDTRTLPERQGDALADVLNLASRSRDLPIEAGERPHVTVTVDYKTLVSGVGAATLGDAGVISAGEARRIACTAGIIPAVMGERSEVLDIGRMSRRLTPHLRRALHLRDGGCAFPMCDRPPNWADAHHIREWHRGGDTSVDNLVLLCRRHHVLIHHSEWEVRVSGGLPEFHPPAFMDQCHVA; encoded by the coding sequence ATGAGCGGACTGGGGCTACTCGATGACGCGGGGCTGATGCAAGCCTTGCGTGTCGAGGTTGAGCGCGCCCGTTCTGCACATGCGTCCGTGTTGGCGGTATTGACTGAGGCGCGGGCTCGTGGGTTGGAGACGCGGTCCGGCTATCGGAGCTTGGCGGAGTTGGTCAAGCACGTGGTTCGGGTGGATACCGGTGAGGCGAAGCGGTGGGTGGCGCAGGCGTCGGCGGTGTTTCCGTCGGTGACGCCGACCGGTGCGCTGGTGGCTACCGCGTTGCCAGTGGTGGCGGAGGCTGTGGCCGAGGGTGTGTTGTCATCGGCGCATCTGGACGTGCTGGTCGGCGCGATGGCCGGGTTGCCCGCCGAGGCCGAACGGATCCTGGTGGATGTGGCTCGGTCTGCTGAGCCTGCTGGGGTAAGGGCCGTGGCCGCCAATATCCGGGCGCGGATTGATCAAGACGGTGTGGAACCCGATGACCGTGAGTTGGCTCAACCGCTGAACCTGTTGCATCTGCGGACGAAGGCGGATGGTCGGGTGGAGTTCAGCGGCCGGTTGGGTGCTGAACAGGGTGGGTTGTTGCGGGCGTTGATCGGGCCGTTGGCCAAGCCGCACGCCGCCGACGCCGCCGGTCCGGACACCCGCACCCTGCCCGAGCGGCAGGGTGACGCGTTGGCGGATGTGCTGAACCTGGCGTCGCGGTCGCGGGATCTGCCGATCGAGGCCGGTGAGCGTCCGCATGTCACCGTGACCGTCGATTACAAGACTTTGGTGTCGGGTGTCGGTGCTGCGACTTTGGGCGATGCCGGTGTGATCAGCGCCGGTGAGGCTCGTCGGATCGCGTGCACCGCTGGAATCATCCCCGCCGTGATGGGTGAGCGCAGTGAGGTGTTGGACATCGGGCGGATGTCACGGCGATTGACTCCGCACCTACGACGGGCGTTGCACCTGCGGGATGGCGGGTGTGCTTTTCCGATGTGCGATCGTCCGCCGAATTGGGCTGATGCCCATCACATTCGGGAATGGCATCGGGGCGGGGATACCAGTGTCGACAACCTGGTGTTGTTGTGCCGCCGTCATCACGTGCTGATCCACCACAGCGAATGGGAGGTCCGGGTGTCGGGCGGCCTCCCGGAATTCCACCCGCCCGCGTTCATGGATCAATGCCACGTAGCTTAA